In Juglans microcarpa x Juglans regia isolate MS1-56 chromosome 4S, Jm3101_v1.0, whole genome shotgun sequence, a single window of DNA contains:
- the LOC121263682 gene encoding pentatricopeptide repeat-containing protein At4g31850, chloroplastic, whose protein sequence is MAVVILCSSSIFCTGIAYACAFTDSKIYGLSHNGSVGGRSSRHLKALPSGSTVNWKKHRRKLVGFCGFVMKSPDGVVVAKGKPNKAVSSEEFIGVLKSISDPKCAFSYFNYVAQLPSVVHTTETCNFMLEVLRIHRRVGDMALVFDLMQKQIINRNMKTYLTIFKGLYIRGGIRQAPSALVKMRKAGFVLNAYSYNGLIHLLLQSGFCREALEVYRGMVSEGIKPSLKTYSALMVALGKRRDTETVMDLLKEMETLGLRPNIYTFTICIRALGRAGKIDEANAILKRMEDEGCGPDVITYTVIIDALCNAGKLDNAKELFAKMKASSHKPDRVTYITLLDKLSDCGDLDTLKEIWSEMEVDGYAPDVVTFTILVNALCKAGNFDEAFGMLDVMDKQGISPNLHTYNVLICGLLRVSRLDEALKLFNDMGALGVEPTAFTYILFIDYYGKSGNPSEALQMFKQMKIRGIVPNLVACNTSLYSLAEMGRLEEAKDIFNGLKISGLVPDSITYNMMMKCYSKVGQVDEAIKLLFDMMENGCEPDVIIINSLIDTLYKANRVDEAWQMFCRMKDMKLAPTVVTYNTILSGLGKNGQVEKAIELFESMTVLGCPPNTVTFNTLMDCLCKNEEVHLALKTLSKMTTTNCRPDVLTYNTIIDGLVKENRVGDAFWFFHQMKKLLYPDRVTLCTLLPGVVKDGRIEDALKIAEDFVCRVGVKIDGPFWGDLVGGILTEAKIDAATLFAERLVCNGICQDGSVLIPLIVFLCERKKALDAHNLFVKFMKNLGINPTLEVYNCLIDGLLEIQSTGKAWDLFKEMKTIGCAPDVFTYNLFLDAHGKAGKTNELLGLYKEMHCLGCEPNTITHNIVISGLVKTGCLEKAMDLYYDLISGDFSPTPCTYGPLLDGLLKSGRLEEAMQFFEEMLSYGCKPNCAIYNILINGFGKAGDLETACELFKRMVKEGIRPDLKSYTILVDSLCLAGRVDEALHYFEELKVTGIDPDLVSYNLIISGLGRSRRVEEALSLFNEMRHKGITPDLYTYNSLILNLGIVGMVEQAGKMYEELQLLGLEPDVFTYNALIRGYSTSGTPDHAYTVYKKMMAGGCSPNMGTIAQLPNQS, encoded by the coding sequence ATGGCTGTGGTAATCCTCTGCTCTTCAAGTATTTTCTGTACGGGTATCGCTTATGCTTGTGCTTTTACTGATAGTAAGATATATGGTTTAAGCCACAATGGGTCAGTAGGAGGTAGAAGTAGTAGACATTTGAAGGCTTTGCCTAGTGGCTCTACGGTGAACTGGAAGAAGCATAGGAGAAAGCTTGTGGGTTTTTGTGGGTTTGTGATGAAGAGTCCAGATGGGGTGGTGGTGGCTAAGGGGAAGCCCAACAAAGCAGTGTCTTCTGAGGAATTTATTGGGGTTTTAAAATCGATTTCGGACCCAAAATGTGCTTTTTCCTACTTTAACTATGTTGCCCAGCTGCCTAGTGTTGTGCACACCACTGAAACGTGCAATTTCATGCTTGAGGTTTTGAGGATTCATAGGAGGGTAGGGGATATGGCTCTTGTGTTTGATTTGATGCAAAAGCAAATCATTAACAGGAACATGAAGACCTATTTGACTATTTTTAAAGGCCTTTACATAAGAGGGGGAATTCGGCAAGCACCAAGTGCACTTGTAAAGATGCGAAAAGCTGGGTTTGTTTTGAATGCATATTCATATAATGGGTTGATCCATTTGCTCCTTCAATCTGGGTTTTGTAGGGAGGCTTTGGAGGTTTATAGAGGTATGGTTTCCGAAGGGATTAAGCCCAGCCTAAAGACTTACTCGGCGCTTATGGTGGCATTGGGGAAGAGAAGGGATACTGAAACTGTAATGGATTTATTGAAAGAGATGGAAACTTTGGGGTTGAGGCCTAATATATACACGTTCACTATATGCATTAGGGCACTTGGGAGAGCTGGGAAAATTGATGAAGCAAATGCAATTCTGAAGAGAATGGAGGATGAGGGATGTGGGCCTGATGTTATTACTTATACGGTTATCATAGATGCTCTTTGTAATGCAGGGAAACTTGATAATGCGAAAGAATTATTTGCAAAGATGAAAGCTTCCAGTCATAAACCTGATCGTGTAACCTACATTACTTTGCTGGACAAGCTTAGTGACTGTGGAGACTTGGATACATTGAAAGAAATTTGGAGTGAAATGGAAGTTGATGGTTATGCTCCTGATGTGGTTACTTTTACCATTCTTGTTAATGCCTTATGCAAAGCTGGGAATTTCGACGAGGCATTTGGCATGTTGGATGTTATGGATAAGCAAGGGATCTCACCAAATCTTCACACATACAATGTATTGATTTGTGGACTTTTGAGGGTAAGTAGGTTGGATGAAGCGTTGAAACTTTTCAATGATATGGGAGCTCTGGGTGTTGAACCTACTGCTTTTACATATATCCTATTCATTGACTACTACGGAAAGTCTGGCAATCCCAGCGAAGCTCTTCAGATGTTTAAGCAAATGAAAATTAGAGGAATTGTTCCTAATCTTGTTGCCTGTAACACATCTTTGTATAGCCTTGCTGAAATGGGTAGGCTTGAAGAGGCGAAAGATATTTTTAATGGGCTTAAAATTAGTGGGCTTGTTCCAGATTCAATAACTTACAACATGATGATGAAGTGCTACAGTAAGGTGGGTCAAGTAGATGAAGCCATTAAATTACTATTTGATATGATGGAAAATGGGTGTGAACCTgatgttattataattaattctttGATCGACACACTTTACAAGGCTAATCGAGTAGATGAAGCGTGGCAAATGTTTTGCAGAATGAAGGACATGAAGCTTGCTCCTACAGTCGTGACCTACAACACAATACTATCTGGACTAGGGAAGAACGGTCAAGTCGAGAAAGCTATTGAGTTGTTTGAGAGCATGACTGTGCTGGGGTGTCCTCCAAATACGGTAACTTTCAACACACTCATGGACTGTCTTTGCAAGAACGAAGAGGTTCATTTGGCCTTGAAAACACTTTCTAAAATGACGACAACTAATTGTCGTCCTGACGTTTTGACTTACAACACTATAATTGATGGATTAGTTAAAGAAAACAGAGTTGGTGATGCGTTCTGGTTCTTCCATCagatgaagaaattgttgtATCCAGATCGTGTGACCTTGTGCACCCTCCTTCCTGGTGTTGTAAAGGATGGTCGGATCGAAGATGCTTTAAAGATTGCCGAGGACTTTGTATGTCGAGTTGGGGTTAAAATAGATGGGCCTTTTTGGGGAGATTTAGTGGGAGGGATTTTGACTGAAGCCAAAATAGATGCAGCCACATTATTTGCTGAAAGACTGGTGTGCAATGGGATTTGTCAAGATGGGTCAGTATTGATACCTTTGATTGTCTTTTTGTGTGAGCGTAAGAAAGCTCTTGATGCACATAATTTATTTGTGAAGTTCATGAAAAATCTGGGAATTAATCCAACACTAGAAGTATATAATTGCTTGATTGATGGGCTTCTTGAAATCCAGAGTACTGGAAAAGCCTGGGATCTTTTTAAGGAGATGAAGACAATTGGTTGTGCCCCAGATGTTTTCACATACAATTTGTTTCTTGATGCCCATGGGAAAGCTGGGAAGACCAATGAACTTCTTGGCCTTTACAAAGAGATGCATTGCTTGGGTTGCGAGCCTAACACCATAACTCATAATATAGTGATTTCTGGTCTTGTAAAAACAGGTTGTTTAGAAAAGGCTATGGATTTATACTATGATCTCATAAGTGGTGATTTTTCTCCCACACCTTGTACATATGGCCCTCTCCTAGACGGACTTTTGAAGTCAGGAAGACTGGAGGAAGCAATGCAGTTCTTTGAAGAGATGCTCAGCTATGGATGCAAGCCCAACTGTGCTATTTACAATATTCTCATTAATGGTTTTGGGAAAGCTGGTGACCTGGAAACTGCTTGCGAGTTGTTTAAGAGGATGGTCAAAGAAGGAATAAGACCGGACTTGAAGTCTTACACCATTCTCGTGGATAGCTTGTGCCTGGCAGGGAGAGTTGACGAAGCTTTGCATTACTTTGAGGAACTTAAGGTGACCGGCATTGATCCTGACCTGGTCTCTTACAATCTTATCATTAGTGGACTTGGAAGATCACGGAGAGTAGaagaagctctctctcttttcaatgAAATGCGGCATAAAGGCATTACTCCTGATCTTTACACTTACAATTCATTAATCCTCAATCTTGGGATTGTTGGAATGGTGGAGCAAGCTGGGAAGATGTATGAAGAACTACAGCTTTTAGGTCTTGAGCCCGATGTGTTCACCTATAATGCCCTCATTAGAGGATATAGTACGTCAGGAACTCCAGACCATGCTTACACAGTCTACAAAAAGATGATGGCAGGTGGTTGCAGCCCCAACATGGGAACAATTGCGCAGCTTCCTAATCAGTCCTGA
- the LOC121263688 gene encoding nuclear nucleic acid-binding protein C1D, producing MEGGARESSVVPDSVLDSVNRTLANVGEVEAHLLQFLSLSDPDVLSQMQPLQRAQSLLLLARTTSTLFTLRLRCSGVHPDDHPVKSELERLSLYQDKLERFIDLSKAPLRPSTTLNYQAATRFIEHSLPDLTPDQKQSMRNISRGEGPKMKYLERSVQKKRKYQSSEKQSVQTAAKEFLEKAARELLGDNKGGFRGPLQAEASEEEDAPMG from the exons ATGGAAGGAGGGGCAAGAGAAAGCTCGGTGGTACCAGACTCGGTCTTGGACTCTGTGAACCGTACCTTGGCCAACGTAGGAGAAGTCGAGGCCCACTTGCTCCAGTTCTTGTCTCTCTCCGACCCGGATGTCCTCTCCCAGATGCAGCCTCTACAACGTGCTCAGTCTCTGCTCTTACTCGCTAGGACCACCTCAACCCTCTTCACAT TGAGGTTGAGGTGCTCTGGGGTTCACCCAGATGACCATCCAGTCAAATCAGAGCTT GAAAGATTAAGCTTGTATCAGGACAAACTAGAGAGGTTCATAGACTTGAGTAAAG CACCACTTCGACCTTCTACTACCTTGAATTATCAGGCCGCAACACGTTTTATTGAGCATTCTTTGCCTGACCTGACCCCAG ACCAGAAGCAAAGTATGAGAAATATTAGTAGAGGAGAGGGGCCAAAGATGAAGTATCTAGAGAGGAGCGTCCAAAAGAAGCGGAAGTATCAATCATCTGAAAAACAATCGGTTCAAACAGCTGCCAAGGAATTTCTTGAGAAGGCAGCCCGTGAACTTCTTGGTGATAATAAAGGTGGTTTTAGGGGACCTCTACAAGCTGAAGCTTCGGAAGAAGAAGATGCCCCTATGGGCTGA